A section of the Rossellomorea marisflavi genome encodes:
- the pruA gene encoding L-glutamate gamma-semialdehyde dehydrogenase codes for MIPYKHEPFTDFSNKENQKAYKEGLKTVEAYLGQDYPLIIGGERVTTDAKLVSVNPADHKELIGNVSKADQELAEKAMNVAYDTFQTWRKVKPETRADILFRASAIVRRRKHEFSALLTKEAGKPWNEADADTAEAIDFMEYYARQMLRLKDGFPVESRPGEYNQFNYIPLGVGVVISPWNFAFAIMAGTAVAAIVTGNTVLLKPASTTAVVAAKFIEVLEEAGLPKGVINYIPGSGAEVGDYLVDHPKTRFISFTGSRDVGIRIYERAAKVHPGQKWLKRVIAEMGGKDTIVVDSEGDIELAAKSIVASAFGFSGQKCSACSRAVVVEDVYDQVLERAVELTKELTVGNPVDQDHFMGPVIDQASFDKIMSYIEIGKEEGKLMVGGEGDNSKGYFVKPTIFADLAPDARLMQEEIFGPVVAFSKAKDFDHALEIANNTDYGLTGAVITNNREKIEQAREDFHVGNLYFNRGCTGAIVGYQPFGGFNMSGTDSKAGGPDYLLLHLQAKTTSETL; via the coding sequence ATGATTCCTTACAAGCATGAACCATTCACAGACTTCTCGAACAAAGAAAACCAAAAAGCGTATAAAGAAGGCTTAAAAACAGTTGAAGCCTATCTTGGACAAGACTATCCCCTGATTATCGGCGGGGAGCGAGTGACTACTGATGCAAAATTGGTGTCAGTCAATCCTGCAGACCATAAAGAACTGATCGGAAATGTATCAAAAGCCGATCAGGAACTCGCAGAAAAAGCAATGAACGTAGCATATGATACATTCCAGACCTGGCGGAAAGTGAAACCGGAAACACGTGCAGATATCCTGTTCCGTGCCTCTGCCATCGTACGCCGCCGCAAGCATGAATTCTCAGCCCTTCTGACAAAAGAAGCGGGTAAACCGTGGAATGAAGCGGATGCCGATACGGCTGAAGCGATTGATTTCATGGAGTATTATGCACGCCAGATGCTGCGCCTGAAAGATGGATTCCCTGTGGAAAGCCGTCCTGGTGAATACAACCAGTTCAACTATATCCCTCTGGGAGTGGGTGTTGTCATCTCTCCTTGGAACTTCGCGTTTGCCATCATGGCCGGTACGGCGGTGGCTGCCATCGTGACAGGGAATACCGTATTGTTGAAGCCTGCATCCACGACAGCTGTCGTTGCGGCTAAATTCATCGAAGTACTTGAAGAGGCCGGACTTCCAAAAGGCGTCATCAACTATATCCCTGGAAGCGGTGCTGAAGTCGGGGATTACCTCGTAGACCACCCGAAAACACGTTTCATCTCCTTCACGGGATCACGTGATGTCGGGATCCGCATCTACGAAAGGGCTGCAAAAGTCCACCCTGGTCAGAAATGGCTGAAGCGCGTGATCGCTGAAATGGGCGGAAAAGATACGATCGTCGTCGATTCAGAAGGCGATATCGAACTAGCGGCTAAATCCATCGTCGCATCTGCCTTCGGATTCTCCGGTCAAAAATGCTCGGCTTGTTCACGTGCCGTCGTCGTGGAAGATGTATACGATCAGGTGCTGGAACGTGCGGTTGAATTGACGAAGGAACTTACAGTCGGAAACCCTGTCGACCAGGATCACTTCATGGGGCCGGTCATCGATCAAGCATCATTCGATAAGATCATGAGCTACATCGAAATCGGTAAGGAAGAAGGAAAACTCATGGTCGGAGGCGAGGGAGACAACTCGAAAGGCTATTTCGTCAAACCAACGATCTTTGCCGACCTTGCTCCTGATGCACGACTCATGCAGGAAGAAATCTTCGGACCGGTCGTAGCCTTCTCCAAGGCGAAGGATTTCGATCATGCCCTTGAGATCGCGAACAACACGGATTACGGATTGACTGGAGCGGTCATCACGAACAACCGTGAGAAAATCGAACAGGCACGAGAGGACTTCCACGTCGGTAACCTTTACTTCAACCGCGGTTGTACAGGTGCCATCGTCGGATACCAGCCGTTCGGAGGATTCAATATGTCCGGTACGGATTCAAAAGCAGGCGGCCCTGACTATCTCTTGCTTCATCTACAAGCGAAAACAACATCTGAAACTCTATAA
- a CDS encoding Glu/Leu/Phe/Val family dehydrogenase, producing MGENLNLFTSTQHVINDALSKLGYSEEMFELLKEPIRMLTVRIPVRMDDGSIKVFTGYRAQHNDAVGPTKGGVRFHPEVDEEEVKALSMWMSLKCGIVDLPYGGGKGGIICDPRTMSFTELEKLSRGYVRAISQIVGPTKDIPAPDVYTNSQIMAWMMDEYSRLRENDSPGFITGKPIVLGGSQGREKATAQGVTICIDEAAKKRGIDIKGARVVIQGFGNAGSFLAKFMHDAGAKVIAISDAHGALHDPDGLDIDYLLDRRDSFGTVTTLFENTLSNKELLELDCDILVPAAISNQITEQNAHDIKASIVVEAANGPTTLEATRILSERGILLVPDVLASAGGVTVSYFEWVQNNQGYYWTEEEVNEKLQIKLVEAFNNVYETSQNRRVNMRLAAYMVGARKMAEASRFRGWV from the coding sequence ATGGGAGAAAACCTTAATCTGTTTACTTCTACACAACATGTCATCAATGATGCTTTGTCCAAACTGGGCTATTCCGAAGAAATGTTCGAATTACTAAAAGAACCGATCCGCATGCTGACCGTCCGCATCCCTGTCAGGATGGACGACGGAAGCATCAAGGTTTTCACGGGTTATCGCGCACAGCATAATGATGCTGTCGGTCCTACAAAGGGAGGCGTACGTTTCCACCCTGAGGTCGATGAGGAAGAAGTGAAGGCGCTCTCCATGTGGATGAGCCTGAAATGCGGGATCGTCGATCTTCCGTACGGCGGAGGAAAAGGCGGGATCATCTGTGATCCCCGCACCATGTCCTTCACCGAGCTTGAAAAGCTCAGCCGTGGATATGTAAGGGCGATCAGCCAGATCGTCGGGCCGACGAAGGATATTCCGGCACCTGACGTGTACACCAACTCGCAGATCATGGCCTGGATGATGGATGAATACAGCCGTTTGCGGGAAAATGATTCTCCTGGTTTCATCACGGGTAAACCGATCGTCCTCGGAGGATCACAGGGTCGTGAAAAAGCGACCGCGCAAGGTGTGACCATCTGCATCGACGAAGCGGCCAAAAAGCGCGGAATCGATATCAAGGGAGCCCGTGTCGTGATCCAAGGATTCGGGAATGCAGGTAGCTTCCTTGCGAAGTTCATGCATGATGCCGGAGCCAAGGTCATCGCCATCTCGGATGCCCACGGGGCGCTTCATGATCCCGACGGACTCGATATCGATTACCTCCTGGACCGCCGCGACAGTTTCGGAACCGTCACGACGCTATTCGAGAATACACTTTCCAACAAGGAGCTCCTTGAGCTGGATTGTGATATCTTGGTGCCTGCTGCCATCTCGAATCAGATTACGGAGCAGAATGCCCATGATATCAAGGCGTCCATCGTCGTGGAAGCGGCGAATGGACCGACCACGCTCGAAGCAACAAGGATCCTGTCCGAACGTGGCATCCTCCTTGTACCGGACGTCCTTGCAAGCGCAGGCGGTGTAACGGTATCCTACTTCGAATGGGTACAGAACAACCAAGGCTATTATTGGACAGAGGAAGAAGTAAACGAGAAGCTTCAGATCAAGCTTGTCGAAGCGTTCAATAATGTCTATGAAACATCACAGAACCGCCGAGTCAATATGCGTCTTGCCGCCTACATGGTGGGAGCGCGCAAAATGGCTGAAGCCTCAAGATTCAGAGGTTGGGTCTAA
- a CDS encoding ornithine--oxo-acid transaminase, producing the protein MANSQAIIDQTDKYGARNYHPLPIVISEAEGVWVTDPEGNRYMDMLSAYSAVNQGHRHPKIIQALKDQADRVTLTSRAFHNDQLAPWYEKICELTGKDMALPMNTGAEAVETAIKTARRWAYDVKGVEENRAEIIACNGNFHGRTMTAVSLSSEEEYKRGFGPMLPGINLIPYGDLDALKEAITPNTAAFLIEPIQGEAGIVFPPEGFLKAAADLCKEQNVLFIADEIQAGLARSGKMFACEWAGVDPDMYILGKALGGGVFPISCVVADESVLGVFNPGSHGSTFGGNPMACAVSIASLDVLIDERLADRSLELGEYFMGKLKEIKNPLIKEVRGSGLFIGVELHEPARAYCEKLKDEGLLCKETHDTVIRFAPPLVISQEDLDWAIERIKKVLS; encoded by the coding sequence ATGGCGAATTCACAGGCGATCATCGATCAAACAGATAAATACGGAGCAAGGAATTATCATCCCCTGCCGATTGTCATTTCGGAAGCAGAGGGGGTATGGGTGACCGATCCCGAAGGCAACCGCTATATGGATATGCTCAGTGCGTATTCTGCAGTCAATCAGGGCCATCGCCATCCGAAGATCATCCAGGCGCTGAAGGATCAGGCGGACCGTGTGACGCTCACATCACGCGCTTTCCATAACGATCAATTGGCACCATGGTACGAGAAAATCTGTGAGCTGACAGGCAAGGACATGGCCCTCCCGATGAACACGGGAGCAGAAGCAGTCGAGACGGCCATCAAAACGGCCAGGCGCTGGGCATATGATGTGAAAGGCGTAGAAGAAAACCGTGCTGAGATCATCGCGTGCAATGGAAACTTCCACGGCAGGACGATGACGGCTGTTTCCCTATCATCTGAAGAAGAGTATAAGCGTGGATTCGGTCCGATGCTGCCAGGAATCAATCTCATCCCATATGGCGATCTTGACGCGTTGAAAGAGGCGATCACTCCAAATACCGCCGCTTTCCTCATCGAGCCGATCCAAGGAGAAGCAGGGATTGTGTTCCCTCCTGAAGGCTTCTTGAAAGCAGCCGCAGATCTTTGCAAAGAACAGAATGTGCTCTTTATCGCGGATGAGATCCAGGCGGGGCTTGCCCGTTCCGGTAAGATGTTTGCGTGTGAGTGGGCCGGGGTCGATCCAGATATGTACATTCTCGGTAAAGCACTCGGTGGAGGGGTGTTCCCGATTTCATGCGTAGTGGCGGATGAATCGGTCCTTGGCGTGTTCAATCCCGGCTCTCATGGTTCTACATTCGGAGGAAACCCGATGGCATGTGCCGTTTCCATCGCATCACTCGATGTGCTCATCGATGAAAGGCTTGCAGATCGCTCCCTTGAGTTGGGCGAGTACTTCATGGGGAAACTTAAGGAGATCAAGAACCCCCTCATCAAGGAGGTCCGGGGAAGTGGTCTCTTCATCGGGGTCGAGCTTCATGAACCTGCACGTGCGTATTGTGAAAAGCTGAAGGATGAAGGACTTCTTTGTAAAGAAACCCATGATACCGTCATCCGATTCGCCCCACCTCTTGTGATTTCCCAGGAAGATCTGGACTGGGCAATCGAGCGTATCAAGAAAGTGCTTTCTTGA
- a CDS encoding aldehyde dehydrogenase has translation MNIAETSLEAVKHAIQNQKSFFKNGHTRSISIRKETLETLYQMIKDHEEDIIHALQMDLNKSEMETYATEIGILLEEIRFVLKHIDEWAEPKKVKVAKTHIGSKSYSVPEPYGVTLIISPWNYPIQLALAPVIGAIAAGNTAIIKPSELTIHTSRLLERIISARFDGHVLKVIEGGVETTGHLLDQPFDYIFFTGSVPVGKVVMEAASKRLIPVTLELGGKSPCIVDETADIALAAKRIAFGKVTNAGQTCIAPDYLFLHKSIKEQFITEFKKAVVTFYGPEPLKNDKYGRIINERHFDRIASYLEDGEILLGGKLDRTFLKMEPTLMTPKDHSVPVMQEEIFGPVFPVLEYENLEEVIDYVTERPKPLALYLFTNNEATEAAITGNISYGGGCINDTLMHIVTPYLPFGGVGESGMGSYHGESSFSTFSHYKSVMKQTNKFDMSFRYPNGRFGMQLIKKLLK, from the coding sequence ATGAACATTGCAGAAACATCCCTTGAAGCGGTAAAGCATGCCATACAGAATCAAAAGTCCTTTTTCAAGAATGGACATACGAGATCCATTTCCATCAGGAAAGAAACCCTCGAAACGCTCTATCAGATGATCAAGGATCATGAGGAAGACATCATTCACGCCCTGCAGATGGATCTGAACAAGTCTGAAATGGAGACCTATGCAACGGAGATCGGCATCCTTTTGGAAGAGATACGCTTCGTGCTCAAACACATAGATGAGTGGGCAGAACCGAAAAAAGTAAAGGTAGCCAAGACCCATATCGGGTCTAAAAGTTATTCGGTACCGGAACCCTATGGGGTCACGCTGATCATCTCACCGTGGAATTACCCGATCCAGCTTGCCCTTGCCCCTGTGATCGGTGCCATCGCAGCAGGGAACACGGCCATCATCAAGCCTTCGGAGCTTACCATCCATACATCACGTCTTCTTGAGCGGATCATCTCCGCCCGCTTTGACGGACATGTGCTGAAAGTGATTGAAGGAGGAGTGGAAACAACGGGTCATCTCCTTGACCAACCGTTTGACTATATCTTCTTCACGGGGAGTGTACCTGTCGGGAAGGTCGTCATGGAAGCGGCAAGCAAACGCTTGATCCCTGTCACCCTCGAGCTTGGTGGGAAAAGCCCCTGCATCGTGGACGAGACGGCGGATATCGCCCTTGCAGCCAAGCGGATCGCTTTCGGGAAGGTCACGAATGCAGGACAGACCTGCATCGCCCCGGATTATCTTTTCCTTCATAAGAGCATCAAGGAGCAATTCATCACGGAGTTCAAGAAAGCCGTCGTGACATTTTATGGTCCCGAGCCCCTCAAGAATGATAAGTACGGTCGCATCATCAATGAACGGCATTTCGACAGGATTGCCTCTTATCTCGAGGACGGGGAAATCCTCTTAGGCGGGAAGCTCGATCGTACGTTCCTGAAGATGGAGCCGACCCTGATGACACCGAAGGATCACTCTGTCCCGGTCATGCAGGAAGAAATCTTCGGTCCCGTATTCCCGGTGCTCGAGTACGAAAACCTGGAAGAAGTCATTGACTATGTAACGGAAAGGCCGAAGCCCCTGGCACTGTATCTGTTCACAAACAATGAAGCAACCGAAGCCGCCATCACGGGGAATATCTCGTATGGCGGGGGCTGTATCAATGATACCCTGATGCATATCGTGACGCCCTATCTTCCATTCGGTGGCGTAGGGGAAAGCGGCATGGGGAGCTATCACGGTGAGTCCAGCTTCTCCACATTCTCCCACTATAAAAGCGTCATGAAACAGACGAATAAATTCGATATGAGCTTCCGGTATCCGAATGGAAGATTCGGCATGCAGCTCATTAAAAAGCTGCTGAAATAA
- the asnB gene encoding asparagine synthase (glutamine-hydrolyzing), producing MCGIAGWIDWKKDLREQQHILKSMTDAIEHRGPDAEGAWVSENAALGHRRLIVIDPNGGKQPMLYQNNHHQIALTYNGELYNYLELKEELTEKGHTFNTSSDTEVLLHSYLEWGEECVRHFNGIFAFGIWDEEKKQLMLGRDHLGVKPLFFTKEGNGLLFGSEIKALLAHPEVDAQIDQTGLSELFGMGPMRTPGQAIFKNISEVRAGHYMIYNEQGKKDVQYWTLESKKHTDDMDTTVNTIKEILEDTVKRQLIADKPLTTMLSGGLDSSGLTAIAGREYGDKTLSSYSIDFVNNEADFEEDFLRRDLDEPWVKRVSEHVGTDHTSIVFDAKKLVDNLLTPMKARDLPGVGEIETSLYLLFTEMKKTATVALSGESADEVFSGYPWFHQEEYLDAGVFPWLLNIGGIADVMKDDLLDQLHIEDYRKQRYQEALKELPVLEGESDIEAKQRRMSFMFITRFLPFMLDRKDRASMMTGFEVRVPFCDYRLVEYLWNIPFEMKNVDDIEKGILRRALKDYLPDDVRNRRKSAYPSTKDEAYYEGVKDWMLSILNDPQSPILNLIDADKVRAMIDDKEQSTTMVKSLFDYLIQVNEWLKEYDVAVNL from the coding sequence ATGTGTGGAATTGCAGGGTGGATTGATTGGAAAAAAGACTTACGAGAACAACAGCATATTTTAAAATCCATGACCGATGCCATTGAACATAGGGGACCGGATGCAGAAGGTGCGTGGGTGAGCGAGAATGCAGCCCTTGGTCATCGTAGACTCATCGTAATCGACCCGAATGGCGGGAAACAGCCCATGCTTTATCAAAACAACCATCATCAAATCGCTCTTACTTATAATGGTGAGCTTTATAACTATCTGGAGCTTAAAGAAGAATTGACGGAGAAAGGTCACACCTTCAACACAAGCTCTGATACAGAAGTTTTGCTTCACTCTTATCTTGAGTGGGGAGAAGAGTGTGTTCGTCACTTCAACGGGATCTTCGCATTCGGGATCTGGGATGAAGAGAAGAAACAACTCATGCTTGGGCGTGATCATCTAGGAGTGAAACCACTTTTCTTTACAAAAGAGGGAAATGGATTGCTCTTCGGTTCCGAGATCAAAGCGCTACTTGCCCATCCGGAGGTAGATGCACAAATCGATCAAACAGGACTTTCCGAGCTGTTCGGCATGGGACCTATGAGAACACCAGGTCAAGCGATCTTCAAGAATATCAGTGAAGTCCGTGCCGGTCATTACATGATCTACAATGAACAAGGTAAAAAAGACGTCCAATATTGGACCCTTGAAAGCAAGAAACATACGGATGATATGGATACAACCGTCAATACAATCAAGGAAATCCTTGAAGATACAGTGAAACGTCAGCTTATCGCGGATAAGCCGCTCACCACGATGTTATCCGGTGGACTGGATTCCAGTGGCTTGACTGCAATTGCCGGTCGTGAATACGGAGATAAGACCCTGTCATCTTATTCCATCGACTTTGTGAATAACGAAGCGGATTTCGAGGAGGACTTCCTGCGCAGGGATCTTGACGAACCTTGGGTAAAACGTGTTTCGGAACATGTGGGCACCGATCATACGTCCATCGTCTTTGACGCGAAAAAGCTCGTTGATAACCTGTTGACTCCGATGAAAGCAAGGGACTTGCCTGGAGTCGGTGAAATCGAGACGTCCCTTTATCTCCTGTTCACCGAAATGAAAAAGACGGCTACCGTCGCTCTATCAGGGGAATCGGCAGATGAAGTGTTCTCCGGCTATCCTTGGTTCCATCAGGAGGAATATCTGGACGCGGGCGTCTTCCCATGGCTACTCAATATTGGTGGGATCGCTGACGTCATGAAGGACGATCTTCTCGACCAGCTCCATATAGAGGACTATCGCAAACAGCGCTATCAGGAAGCACTGAAGGAGCTTCCGGTCCTTGAAGGAGAGTCCGACATCGAGGCGAAGCAAAGAAGGATGTCCTTCATGTTCATCACGCGTTTCCTACCGTTCATGCTCGACCGGAAAGACCGTGCTAGCATGATGACAGGCTTTGAAGTGCGTGTGCCATTCTGTGATTATCGCCTAGTGGAGTATCTTTGGAACATCCCGTTTGAAATGAAAAATGTGGATGATATCGAAAAAGGAATCCTGCGTCGTGCACTGAAGGATTATCTTCCGGACGATGTGCGCAATCGGAGGAAGAGTGCGTATCCGAGTACGAAGGATGAGGCCTACTATGAAGGCGTGAAAGACTGGATGCTGTCGATCCTGAATGATCCACAGTCACCGATCCTCAACTTGATCGATGCGGATAAAGTGCGTGCCATGATCGATGACAAAGAACAATCCACGACCATGGTGAAGTCGTTATTCGATTACTTGATCCAGGTGAATGAATGGTTGAAGGAATACGATGTGGCAGTCAACCTGTAA
- a CDS encoding iron-containing alcohol dehydrogenase — protein sequence MNEFTFYNPTKLIFGKGQVEQLKELVPQYGKKVLLVYGGGSIKKSGLYDQVTAVLKDIDAEVFELAGVEPNPRLTTVRRGVDICKEEGIDFLLAVGGGSVIDCTKAIAAGAKYDGDAWDLVTKKAFASEALPFGTVLTLAATGSEMNAGSVITNWETNEKYGWGSPVTFPQFSILDPENTFTVPKNHTIYGMVDMMSHVFEQYFHNATNTPLQDRMCESVLKVVIETAPKLINDLENYELRETILYSGTIALNGMLQMGYNGDWGSHNIEHAVSAVYDIPHAGGLAILFPNWMKHNLKVNPARFAQLAERVWNVDPEGKTQEEVALEGIEKLREFWSSIGAPSRLADYDIDDSKLDLIADKAMANGEFGNFNNHKLNKEDTLSILRASL from the coding sequence ATGAATGAATTTACGTTTTATAATCCGACGAAATTGATCTTTGGTAAAGGTCAAGTCGAGCAGCTGAAGGAACTTGTTCCTCAATACGGTAAAAAAGTACTTCTCGTCTACGGTGGCGGAAGCATCAAGAAAAGCGGCCTTTATGATCAGGTAACAGCTGTCTTGAAAGACATCGATGCCGAAGTATTCGAACTTGCCGGTGTTGAACCGAATCCACGTTTGACCACGGTAAGACGCGGTGTGGATATCTGTAAAGAAGAAGGCATCGACTTCCTGCTTGCGGTAGGTGGAGGAAGCGTCATCGACTGTACCAAAGCAATCGCTGCCGGTGCGAAATATGACGGAGATGCATGGGATCTTGTCACGAAGAAAGCTTTTGCTTCAGAAGCCCTTCCATTCGGTACCGTGTTGACCCTTGCTGCGACCGGTTCTGAAATGAATGCAGGATCCGTTATCACAAACTGGGAAACCAATGAAAAATACGGTTGGGGAAGCCCGGTTACATTCCCGCAATTCTCGATCCTCGATCCGGAAAACACATTCACTGTTCCTAAAAACCACACGATCTACGGAATGGTCGACATGATGTCCCATGTGTTCGAGCAGTACTTCCATAATGCTACCAATACACCGCTTCAGGACCGCATGTGTGAATCTGTACTGAAAGTGGTCATTGAAACAGCTCCTAAGCTGATCAACGACCTTGAGAACTATGAGCTTCGCGAAACCATCCTATACTCTGGAACCATTGCCCTCAACGGCATGCTTCAAATGGGCTACAACGGTGACTGGGGAAGCCATAACATCGAGCACGCTGTATCAGCCGTATACGACATCCCGCATGCAGGCGGTCTGGCCATCCTGTTCCCTAACTGGATGAAGCACAACCTGAAAGTGAACCCTGCCCGTTTTGCACAGCTGGCTGAGCGCGTATGGAATGTCGATCCTGAAGGCAAAACACAGGAAGAAGTGGCGCTTGAAGGAATCGAGAAGCTTCGTGAATTCTGGTCCAGCATCGGTGCCCCTTCACGCTTGGCTGACTATGATATCGACGACAGCAAGCTTGACCTCATTGCTGATAAAGCAATGGCCAACGGCGAATTCGGTAACTTCAACAACCATAAATTGAACAAAGAGGATACGCTCAGCATCCTGCGCGCATCCCTATAA
- a CDS encoding YugN-like family protein has translation MIEISSSLEGKHYQLYKLEQELKPLGYSIGGNWDYDHGYFDYKIDDEVGYQFLRLPFTSVDGQLDSRGATVKFGKPFLLSHKYQIGLDDHASTGNLSGSFNQFSEPQDSDASFPEEYIEVGRELVKELEQSLLH, from the coding sequence GTGATCGAGATTTCATCAAGCCTTGAAGGGAAACATTATCAGCTTTACAAATTGGAGCAGGAGTTGAAGCCCCTGGGATACTCCATCGGTGGGAATTGGGATTATGATCATGGATATTTCGATTATAAGATCGATGATGAAGTGGGGTATCAGTTCCTGAGGCTGCCGTTCACTTCGGTGGATGGTCAGTTGGATTCAAGGGGGGCGACGGTCAAATTCGGGAAGCCGTTCCTCCTGTCCCATAAATATCAGATAGGACTGGATGACCATGCTTCCACCGGGAATCTGTCGGGGTCCTTCAATCAGTTCTCGGAGCCCCAAGATTCCGATGCCAGCTTTCCTGAAGAATATATCGAAGTAGGCAGGGAGCTCGTGAAAGAACTCGAGCAGTCCCTGCTTCATTAA
- a CDS encoding DUF378 domain-containing protein → MSALQRIALVLTIIGAVNWGLIGFFQFDLVAAIFGGQGAGLSRIIYGLVGISGLINLGLLFKPTEELERDHRTEPTR, encoded by the coding sequence ATGAGTGCTTTACAACGTATTGCATTGGTTCTCACCATCATCGGTGCCGTGAACTGGGGGCTGATCGGATTTTTCCAATTCGACCTCGTCGCCGCCATTTTCGGAGGACAAGGTGCCGGACTTTCCCGGATCATCTATGGTCTGGTCGGAATTTCAGGACTGATCAATCTTGGATTACTTTTCAAACCGACAGAGGAACTGGAACGGGATCACCGTACAGAACCTACACGATAA
- a CDS encoding glucose-6-phosphate isomerase, with protein MTHIRFDYSNALSFFGEHEITYLSDAVKAAHHALHEKTGAGSDFLGWIDLPVDYDKEEFARIQKASEKINKDSDILLVIGIGGSYLGARAAIEMLNHSFFNTVSKEKRSAPQVLFLGQNISSTYMKDLMDLLEDKDFSINVISKSGTTTEPAIAFRIFRKMLEEKYGVEEARKRIYATTDKAKGALKTLANDEGYETFVVPDDVGGRYSVLTAVGLLPIAVSGVDIEAMMDGAAKAREDFGQSELSENPAYQYAAVRNVLYNKGKTIEMLINYEPGLQYFAEWWKQLFGESEGKDQKGIYPSSANFSTDLHSLGQYVQEGRRDIFETVVKVQEARHELVIEEAYSDLDGLNYLAGQTIDFVNNKAFEGTLLAHTDGGVPNLIVEIPAMDAYTFGYLVYFFEKACAVSGYLLGVNPFDQPGVEAYKVNMFALLGKPGFEEKKAELEKRLK; from the coding sequence ATGACACACATTCGTTTTGATTATTCAAATGCGTTATCCTTTTTTGGTGAACATGAAATTACATATCTGAGTGATGCCGTCAAAGCGGCACATCACGCCCTGCATGAAAAAACAGGTGCAGGAAGCGACTTCCTTGGATGGATCGATCTTCCTGTCGATTATGATAAAGAAGAATTTGCCCGCATTCAAAAAGCGTCAGAAAAGATTAACAAAGATTCCGATATCCTTCTTGTCATCGGAATTGGTGGATCTTACCTTGGAGCAAGAGCTGCCATTGAAATGCTCAATCACAGCTTCTTCAATACCGTTTCAAAAGAAAAGCGTTCAGCACCACAGGTCCTCTTCCTTGGACAAAACATCAGCTCCACTTACATGAAAGACTTGATGGATCTCCTTGAAGACAAAGACTTCTCTATCAATGTCATCTCGAAATCCGGTACAACAACCGAGCCGGCGATCGCCTTCCGTATCTTCCGCAAAATGCTTGAAGAGAAGTATGGAGTAGAAGAAGCGCGCAAACGCATTTATGCAACAACGGATAAAGCAAAAGGTGCCCTTAAGACCCTTGCGAATGACGAAGGCTATGAAACATTCGTCGTGCCTGATGATGTCGGCGGTCGCTATTCTGTTCTGACGGCTGTAGGTCTCCTGCCGATTGCCGTTAGCGGTGTGGATATCGAAGCGATGATGGACGGAGCAGCAAAGGCAAGGGAAGACTTCGGTCAATCAGAGCTTTCCGAGAATCCGGCCTACCAATACGCAGCCGTGCGAAACGTTCTGTATAACAAAGGCAAAACCATTGAAATGCTCATCAACTATGAGCCAGGTCTTCAATACTTCGCTGAGTGGTGGAAACAGCTCTTCGGTGAGAGCGAAGGAAAAGACCAAAAAGGGATCTATCCTTCATCTGCAAACTTCTCGACTGATCTTCACTCACTTGGACAATATGTACAAGAAGGTCGCCGCGATATCTTTGAAACCGTCGTGAAGGTTCAGGAAGCACGCCATGAGCTTGTGATCGAAGAAGCGTACAGCGATCTTGACGGCCTGAACTACCTTGCAGGACAAACCATCGATTTCGTCAACAACAAAGCATTCGAAGGAACTTTGCTCGCCCATACAGATGGAGGCGTTCCGAACCTGATCGTCGAAATCCCTGCCATGGACGCGTATACGTTCGGATACCTTGTGTATTTCTTCGAGAAGGCATGTGCTGTGAGCGGTTATCTTCTTGGCGTCAATCCATTTGATCAGCCTGGGGTAGAGGCTTACAAAGTGAATATGTTCGCCCTTCTTGGGAAACCTGGATTCGAAGAAAAGAAAGCTGAACTTGAGAAACGCTTGAAATAA